Proteins found in one Vallitalea guaymasensis genomic segment:
- a CDS encoding carbohydrate ABC transporter permease produces the protein MFPSFNKSRLSRKANMKSMLFLPTIIILLVTIAYPFLCNIYYSFTNYTLVKPVKTFIMFNNYIEICKSDYFIETIIRTILWTCSNITFMLILGLSTALLLNTNIKGTTIIKGSILIPWVLPEIVTGYCWKWMLSSDYGIINNILEKFNLISADFSWFRSGSTAMGVAILANVWRAFPFMALMFYAKLKTLSREQLEAAKIDGAGTLQTFIHITLPYLKNSIQTVCLLAFIWTFNSFGIIYSLTGGGPINKTETFPFIVQKTAFQYYEFGEASTMSIIMFLIMTLVLLAIYLIPKTISKIIKSN, from the coding sequence ATGTTTCCATCTTTCAACAAATCAAGATTAAGTAGAAAAGCTAATATGAAAAGTATGTTATTTCTACCAACCATAATAATATTACTTGTAACTATAGCGTATCCTTTCTTATGTAACATATATTATAGCTTTACAAATTATACATTGGTAAAACCTGTGAAAACATTTATTATGTTTAATAATTACATAGAAATATGTAAATCAGATTATTTTATAGAGACAATTATAAGAACGATCCTATGGACATGTAGTAATATTACTTTTATGTTGATATTAGGGTTGTCCACAGCATTGTTACTAAATACCAATATAAAAGGTACTACTATTATTAAGGGGTCCATTCTTATACCTTGGGTATTACCAGAGATAGTAACAGGATATTGCTGGAAATGGATGTTATCATCTGACTATGGAATAATAAATAATATACTAGAAAAATTTAATCTAATAAGTGCAGATTTTTCTTGGTTTAGAAGTGGCTCAACTGCAATGGGGGTTGCTATTCTAGCTAATGTGTGGAGAGCATTTCCTTTTATGGCTTTGATGTTCTATGCTAAACTGAAAACATTGTCAAGAGAGCAACTAGAGGCTGCTAAAATTGATGGAGCAGGTACTTTACAAACTTTTATACATATCACTTTACCTTATCTTAAAAACTCAATACAAACAGTATGTCTTTTGGCATTTATTTGGACGTTTAATTCTTTTGGGATTATATACTCATTAACTGGTGGAGGACCAATTAATAAAACTGAGACTTTTCCATTTATTGTTCAGAAAACAGCATTTCAATATTATGAATTTGGTGAAGCCTCTACAATGTCGATTATAATGTTTTTAATCATGACATTGGTTTTATTAGCCATTTATCTAATTCCGAAGACGATATCTAAAATTATTAAAAGTAATTGA
- a CDS encoding methyl-accepting chemotaxis protein, with amino-acid sequence MKNEVEALNVKKNNRTIRKKIIFCVNIMFLLALAVLTIINIFTVNKYVGSDTYNGAMIRESILIAVICLIIVGGILTIIINKLLKPLKIASEHLESMADGDYSKEIPKNKFNMNDEIGVMAKSLIKMQENSIELINKIKYESNNVSDSSNTLSVIADNSEKQAKELTKAMESLADRTIREVSYSDKIINISKTLEEDISETIEHLDESLEISEDTMKLGNKGVKIMDELYNTTEESTRKIKDIVKIIDIVHRSSLNAENIIGLIENIASQTNLLALNASIEAARAGEAGKGFAVVAGEIRDLAENTGKATKDIQELINNIQEKTGSAVDSIEKIDSIVSTGADYMVNTKDIFDKTVKYIDSIVDNLDDLKNDHATNMVKSKKDILDAINEISRITHETDSSTQQVLASTEEQIASIEEISAKAEESKEATGRLTKTVDLFKI; translated from the coding sequence ATGAAGAACGAAGTCGAAGCACTAAATGTGAAAAAGAACAATAGAACAATTAGAAAAAAAATAATATTTTGCGTAAATATAATGTTTCTATTAGCATTAGCAGTATTAACAATAATTAATATATTTACTGTGAATAAATATGTGGGTAGTGATACATATAATGGCGCAATGATAAGAGAATCAATATTAATAGCTGTCATTTGTCTAATAATAGTTGGAGGAATCCTTACTATCATCATCAATAAATTATTGAAACCATTAAAAATAGCTTCAGAACACTTAGAATCAATGGCAGATGGAGATTATTCAAAAGAAATACCAAAAAATAAATTTAATATGAACGATGAAATCGGAGTCATGGCAAAATCTTTAATAAAAATGCAGGAAAATTCAATTGAACTAATAAATAAAATTAAATACGAATCCAATAATGTATCTGATTCCTCCAATACTCTTTCAGTCATTGCAGATAATTCAGAGAAACAAGCAAAAGAGCTTACAAAAGCAATGGAAAGCCTTGCTGACAGGACTATAAGAGAAGTATCCTACAGTGATAAGATCATTAATATATCCAAAACGTTAGAAGAAGATATATCTGAAACTATCGAACATCTAGATGAATCCCTTGAGATTTCCGAAGATACAATGAAACTAGGTAATAAAGGCGTTAAAATAATGGATGAATTATACAACACTACCGAGGAAAGTACAAGGAAGATAAAAGACATAGTTAAAATTATTGATATAGTACATAGGTCATCATTGAATGCAGAAAATATTATTGGTTTAATAGAAAATATTGCCAGCCAGACTAATCTATTAGCATTAAATGCAAGTATTGAAGCTGCAAGAGCAGGAGAAGCTGGAAAAGGATTTGCTGTTGTAGCAGGAGAAATAAGAGATCTTGCAGAAAACACAGGTAAAGCCACTAAAGACATACAAGAATTAATAAATAATATCCAAGAAAAAACAGGCTCAGCAGTTGATTCCATAGAAAAAATAGACAGTATAGTAAGTACAGGTGCTGACTATATGGTTAACACAAAAGACATATTTGATAAGACAGTAAAATATATTGATAGTATAGTAGATAACCTAGACGACCTAAAAAATGACCATGCCACTAATATGGTAAAAAGCAAGAAAGATATTCTAGACGCTATAAATGAAATATCTCGAATAACTCATGAAACGGATTCAAGTACACAACAGGTACTAGCATCAACAGAAGAACAAATAGCATCCATTGAAGAAATATCAGCAAAAGCAGAAGAAAGTAAAGAAGCCACAGGAAGGCTAACAAAAACAGTAGATTTATTCAAAATATAA
- a CDS encoding ABC transporter substrate-binding protein translates to MKKIVMMVMIVTLILTSLMGCSKEDTPASDNDKKSGTSTSADKKTEKNIVLKFIMTTEGEEEKFINKALEEEFYPDNPNIKVEIETVPFSELDKKIVTAHTGNVVYDIIYTNHPSVGTFADAGIIANLDEYIKNSDIDLKNDYNTSFSDSAQYKGSQYAMPYETDTRVLAINKKLFDEAGLEAPKTIEDMLQAAKVLTKDTDGDGKNDQFGMIMDFGNMWYPTYDLGQWLLGNGSHLYIQDGDSYVQEINTQGAKDFLVWAKEMSKYQPEDFVSYDGTKITSSFAQGKVGMFVFGPWHFHDPILIEAKDLEYELITNPVGTKKSGASMGGWHIAMGANSKYKDEVWKVLEFLSNPEINAKTATSIPPIYESYNYPPFNDKKYDIFAEQLKTAEVPNPPIPQLSKVAETWNNYFQRYILDDITLDEALKEASTDIQGILDKK, encoded by the coding sequence ATGAAAAAGATAGTTATGATGGTTATGATAGTAACACTGATATTGACTTCACTTATGGGATGTTCAAAAGAAGATACACCTGCTTCAGATAATGATAAGAAATCAGGTACAAGTACTTCTGCTGATAAAAAAACAGAAAAAAACATTGTACTTAAATTTATTATGACAACAGAAGGTGAAGAAGAAAAATTTATCAATAAAGCTTTGGAAGAAGAATTTTATCCTGATAATCCTAATATTAAAGTAGAAATAGAAACGGTACCTTTTAGTGAACTAGATAAAAAAATAGTTACAGCTCACACTGGTAATGTAGTATACGATATTATTTATACTAATCATCCATCAGTTGGGACATTCGCTGATGCAGGAATTATAGCCAATCTAGATGAATATATTAAAAATTCGGATATTGATTTGAAAAATGATTATAATACATCTTTCTCTGATTCAGCTCAGTATAAAGGTTCTCAATATGCTATGCCTTATGAAACTGATACTAGAGTACTTGCAATCAATAAAAAATTATTTGATGAAGCTGGTCTTGAAGCTCCAAAAACTATAGAAGATATGTTACAAGCGGCAAAAGTATTGACAAAAGATACAGATGGTGATGGTAAGAATGACCAATTTGGTATGATAATGGATTTTGGTAATATGTGGTACCCAACTTATGATTTGGGACAATGGTTACTAGGAAATGGATCGCATCTATATATACAAGATGGTGATTCTTATGTTCAAGAAATAAACACTCAAGGAGCTAAAGATTTTCTTGTGTGGGCTAAGGAAATGTCCAAGTATCAACCAGAAGATTTTGTAAGTTATGATGGTACAAAGATAACTTCATCATTTGCACAAGGTAAAGTTGGTATGTTTGTATTTGGACCTTGGCATTTCCATGATCCAATACTTATTGAAGCAAAAGATCTTGAATATGAACTAATAACTAATCCTGTGGGAACTAAGAAATCTGGAGCATCTATGGGAGGATGGCATATAGCAATGGGTGCAAATTCTAAATACAAAGATGAAGTATGGAAGGTATTAGAATTCTTATCCAATCCTGAAATCAATGCTAAAACAGCTACATCAATACCTCCAATATACGAATCATATAATTATCCACCATTTAATGATAAAAAATACGATATATTTGCAGAACAGTTAAAAACTGCTGAAGTTCCAAATCCTCCAATTCCACAATTATCTAAGGTAGCTGAGACTTGGAATAACTATTTCCAAAGATATATACTTGACGACATAACACTGGATGAAGCTCTTAAAGAGGCGTCTACTGATATACAAGGGATATTAGATAAAAAATAG
- a CDS encoding carbohydrate ABC transporter permease, giving the protein MKEYEYSRLIRRILLYLLEIFIFIFTVFPFFWIIVSSFKGAGEIFLSPPTIFPKVFTLENYRRAILENDLLLFAKNSITIGVSTTLIATFIAALAAYGIGFLKVSGSRLMTIAMVVTQMFPIVVLIIPLFTLCSRLGLINTYYSLILSNLAFTVPSAIIIMRGYFASVPIELGEAAQLDGCNNFQMLRKVILPIVGPGLVSVAIFTFIGVWQEFLLAVSFISDSKMNTLPVGLTSYIGEHSTDWGGLMATSVVIAVPAILLFLSVQKYFIDNLAGSVKG; this is encoded by the coding sequence ATGAAAGAATATGAATATAGTAGATTAATACGGAGAATTTTATTATATCTTTTGGAAATATTTATTTTTATCTTTACAGTTTTTCCGTTCTTTTGGATAATTGTTTCATCATTTAAGGGAGCAGGTGAGATATTTCTATCTCCACCAACAATTTTTCCAAAAGTATTTACTTTAGAGAATTATAGAAGAGCTATTTTAGAGAATGACTTGCTTTTATTTGCTAAAAACAGTATTACTATTGGGGTTTCAACTACTTTGATTGCAACATTTATTGCTGCTTTAGCAGCTTATGGAATAGGATTTCTGAAAGTGTCTGGAAGTCGATTAATGACTATAGCTATGGTCGTTACACAAATGTTTCCTATAGTAGTCCTAATCATACCACTATTCACTTTATGTAGTAGATTAGGACTTATTAATACATATTACAGTTTGATATTGTCTAATCTAGCGTTTACTGTGCCTTCAGCTATAATTATAATGAGAGGTTATTTTGCTTCAGTACCGATTGAGTTAGGAGAAGCTGCTCAGTTAGATGGGTGTAATAATTTTCAGATGTTAAGGAAAGTTATTTTGCCTATTGTAGGTCCAGGTTTAGTTTCTGTTGCTATTTTTACATTTATTGGTGTGTGGCAAGAATTTTTGTTAGCTGTATCATTTATTTCTGATAGTAAAATGAATACATTACCTGTAGGTTTAACAAGTTATATAGGTGAGCATAGCACTGACTGGGGTGGCCTTATGGCTACATCAGTGGTAATAGCTGTTCCCGCTATTTTACTTTTTCTATCGGTTCAAAAATATTTTATTGATAATTTAGCTGGATCTGTAAAAGGATAA